DNA sequence from the Vanrija pseudolonga chromosome 7, complete sequence genome:
GCATCCTCTGGCACGAAGCCGCGTGGTTCCGCGCGCGCATCCACGCGCtcttcgccgccgtgcgcacGCTGTACCCCGCCGCACCGGTCATGTTCCGCACCCGCCAGATCCGCGAGGTGCACTCTTACGACCAGCTGCTCCGCGTCTTCCAGCTCGAccaggccgcgcgcgccgtcgccaaggaggacggcgtgGCGCTGTTTACTTGgggcgagaagctcgagggGTACACTGCGTGAGTGCGCGttggcgacgcgacgctgaCCCCCGCCCGCAGATACTACGACCACGACCAGCACTTTGCCCTCGGTCCAAACACATACCTCTTTGGCGAGTGAGTCTGCCCCCGGTCCAACGCCACGCcccccgctcacacacacccccAGCATGACATTCTTCTACCTCCGCCGCGCCATCACGCccggctgctggcgctgccgcgAGCGGGAATAGCAGCAGTAGTAGCACGTAGTGGTCAGAACTCAGCGTAACCCCCCTGTATACCATGCATTAGAGCGACATGTAGACATTGCTGGCATTAGGCGTCGACGCAGCCCACGCTCACCTCACCtccccgccacgccacgctACCTGTACCGGCCCGCCACTTCTGGCAGCGGCACAGACCCCAGGCCGCCACCAGCATCCCGGTTCGCAGCCAGGCTCTGCACCGTTTTCTGCAGCTCGACCCATTCGCTCTCGCGCGGCTGTGCCAGCTTCTCGGCCACCTCGTAAACATACACCTTGCCGTCGCTgcctccgaggccgaccttgcGCGCCAGCGGGGTGCGGTCCCATGCGAGCTTGTTGAGCGCGCGGTTCGACACCGGCGTCGAGATGATGggcacctcgacgtcctgGTTCAGGTTCCACAGGTCAAACTTGCCCGTGCCGTCCACGGTACCGAACAGTGCCGGGTGCGACCGGTGCCACTTGACGTCGAACACGtagtcgtcggcctcctcaaACGAGTGGATCGGCGGAATGCCAGCCGGCtgcgtcgaggccgacgacgacgatgatgatgccgccgccgcagactTGCTGCCGCCCGCCTTGGTCCGCCACAGCTTGACGGTCCagtcgaccgacgacgtgAGGAACAGGTCGGAGAAGTCGATCGGGCCAGCAGACGGGTGGAAGTGGATGCCCGTGACGGGTCCCGCGTGTCCCCGGTAGATGTCGTCGATGTTGAGGCCAGCCTTGGCAGACGCCCGGTCAAACCGGTTCACCTGGTACACTGAGCCCTCCTCGGTACCGACCCAGAAGGTGGCGGTCTCGTTCTCTGCAAAGTCGAGGCACGTGATTGACACCTCGTCCATCTTGTTCTGggctggcgcgacgagccgcagGGCCTCCTGTGGCTGCGACAGCATGTCGACCTGCCACGAGCATACCAGGCCGTCGGTAGAGCTCGTGATGAGCGAGTTGGCGTTCTGCGTGCCGACAATGCTCATCGCGTAGATGGGGTACGTGtggcccgacgccgacaatgGCGTCTTGAGCACGGGCAGGTGCTTTGTGCGCGTGTCCCACAGCAGCACCTGGCCAGAGTAGCTGCCACCAAAGATGAGGTTGGGGTGGAAGGGCGAGAATGTAACCGAGAGGATGTCGGACGGCGAGTGGAACACAAACTCGGGGCGCTCGAGCAGGTGCAAGTTCCACACGGCGACGATGCCGTCGGGGTCGTTTGGTGCAGACGGGTTGCGGTTGTACGATGCGACAGAGAGTTCTGGGAACTGGCGGGTTAGGCATGCTTGTGGATGGCGTACCCACCTTGGGCGACCAGTCCAGGCCAGTCACGGAGCGGTTCGCAGTCCATCGCTCATCGCTAAATGCACACAGAAGCTTGACCTTTTggccctcgctctcgtcaCTGTGGCGTCAGCGAACAATCCGCTCCCGCGCACCCACTACGACCCGTCAACACCGATTGTGTAGTCCTTGATGTAGTCGTACCCGTCGctcagcgcgcgctggacAATACGTGCCGAGCCCTCGATGAAGTTCGCAAAGTCGGGCGACGAGAAGATGTTTCGTCGCTGGTCATCTGGCAGATCTGCCGTCGTCAGCACAACCTCCACACACAAACCCACGCTGCAGCTGCAGATTGTCCGtcttctccttgagctccttgatgTCCTTCTCGACCTGCCGcctctcctcgtccagctcggcaatGATCCGCGTGCGCATCTCGTCCTCCGTCTCGTGGCCGGACCCGCCGTCCCTCCGCCGCCGgttcgcctcggcgctgtcgctcAGATCCGCCGTGGACGTCGACTGCGTCACCATCGTCGTCTGCACGGCCTTGGAGTACGTCTCGGGCTTGACGACCTTGGACGGCAGGTCGTACATCTCGGTGTACGTGTCGACATactcgaccttgacgacggcaggcggcgcggagaTTGGGCTGAACGCTTCTCTGCAGCGCAAGTCAGCCTTCCTTCTGCGTTTGGACCACCCTTCCTTCCTGTCACTCACTCCAGCCCCTGTCCAATGCTCACAGACGCctggccgcgccgctcgttcCCAAGGCTACCGTCGCTCAGCCGGCTGGTAGGCCGCCCAGGCGTGCCGGGCACGGACGCGCTGGGtggcgtcgacctgcccgacgcggcggggtGTGCGCTCGGTGCCGCCGATGCGCCGAGGGACGACACGCGCGATGGCCCGCCGGGGGTGTACGGCGAGCCGGGGCGTGCGGGGGTGAGCAgcgagtcgacgaggtcatTGACGTCCTTGCGCGAGGTTaatggctgctgctgctgggcgtggtcagtgacgccgcgcgccgaggtcatcgTCTCACATCTGACGATGATGCGCCGCTGCCTCTCTCGACAGCCTGCTGGAGCAGCTTTTGCCGCTCCTCGCGggcgcgccgcagctcggcgagcttggcgcgcttgTCCTCCATTTCTTTCCGTCGTAGCTCGGACATTGTGCTGGGGTTAGGGGTGGTGTGTAGAGTGGTAGTCGTTGTCAACTTCTCGACGTGTTTGCATGTTTGACCAGTGTAACGGGACGCCACGTGACGCGAGTGGAGGTGCCTGAGGGGGTGGATGGGTTTGAAACACATTATGAACGAGTTGTAATGCCGGCATTATGCCAATTACAAAATAATTCAAATCGCCTTCATCCTCTTCACCTCCACCACAAAAGTTCAGTACAGAGGACACTGTTATTGTTCGTCGTCCATCACTCGACCGCCCATCAAAATGGCAGCACCGgccaccccgcgcgcgctgtACCGGTCATATCTGTACCACCTGCGCTGGATACCGGACCCACACATCTGGGCGCAGCTCGCCCCGCATTTCAAGGACAACCTCCGCGCAGCAGACGCCGCGGAGACGATCGTCAAGAAGGCGGACGAgaacggcgccgagtcgtccAGCTCCGCGGCGGCTCG
Encoded proteins:
- the Dync1i2 gene encoding Cytoplasmic dynein 1 intermediate chain 2 codes for the protein MSELRRKEMEDKRAKLAELRRAREERQKLLQQAVERGSGASSSDQQQPLTSRKDVNDLVDSLLTPARPGSPYTPGGPSRVSSLGASAAPSAHPAASGRSTPPSASVPGTPGRPTSRLSDGSLGNERRGQASVSIGQGLEEAFSPISAPPAVVKVEYVDTYTEMYDLPSKVVKPETYSKAVQTTMVTQSTSTADLSDSAEANRRRRDGGSGHETEDEMRTRIIAELDEERRQVEKDIKELKEKTDNLQLQHLPDDQRRNIFSSPDFANFIEGSARIVQRALSDGYDYIKDYTIGVDGSYDESEGQKVKLLCAFSDERWTANRSVTGLDWSPKFPELSVASYNRNPSAPNDPDGIVAVWNLHLLERPEFVFHSPSDILSVTFSPFHPNLIFGGSYSGQVLLWDTRTKHLPVLKTPLSASGHTYPIYAMSIVGTQNANSLITSSTDGLVCSWQVDMLSQPQEALRLVAPAQNKMDEVSITCLDFAENETATFWVGTEEGSVYQVNRFDRASAKAGLNIDDIYRGHAGPVTGIHFHPSAGPIDFSDLFLTSSVDWTVKLWRTKAGGSKSAAAASSSSSSASTQPAGIPPIHSFEEADDYVFDVKWHRSHPALFGTVDGTGKFDLWNLNQDVEVPIISTPVSNRALNKLAWDRTPLARKVGLGGSDGKVYVYEVAEKLAQPRESEWVELQKTVQSLAANRDAGGGLGSVPLPEVAGRYR